GCAGCAGAGCGCAGCACAAGCAccgatgattaaaaaaagacgAGAAAAAAGACATTTCTAACAGTGAACTTTAACCCTGATGTTCAATCACTACATTTGCTCATGAGCTTACTAAAACCAGGACTTAATGACAACAAGGGTCGCAACAACCACCATACAGCGGCGATCCATTTTAATACCGTTTCGGGCTTTTGCGGCACGTGTGAAAGCTAAAAGATGGATTGCTGAGGTGTGAAATCTGGCTGCACACATTTCTAAATTAATCATAATGTCACATCAAGCACATAAAATGGTACCATTTCAGTATTTATTCTGAAATGAATGTTTGCATACCTATTGATATGAGCACGTCTCTTCTGAGCACAAAGCCCACCAGCCTTTGGGACTCCTGCGAGACGACCACGGGGAAGCCGCTGTAGTGAGTGCTCTCTACTAGGGTCTGCGATAAAAATGAAGACGGTTAGAGTTTATTGTCTacaatttaacatttagttttttagaAATGTGACTAAAATTCTGCTTAAAAAGAGAAAGGATTTGGTCAATATagagtgccttgtaaaagtatttacacTCCAGGAACTCCTCAACCTTTTGCCACATTGCAAGCATGAACTGCAGctattttattggggttttatgcgACAATCACAAAGTAGTAGATCGTTAGGTGGAGGGAGGAGGACAAATactttaaaaggtttttcaCAGATAAACCTGCATTTGCACTGAGGGTCACTAAAACACAAGTAGATCCTACTTAAGAAGGCAGTAGCTTGaactgctttttatttcaagccATCAGTGTAAATGTAGCAAAATAAGCTTACAATGTGACACTCTGGGTTGGTCTTTATATAAAATCCCAAATGAAAAGCACTGATGTTTTTAGCTGCGTCAGCACGAAAAGGTTAAAAAGCTtaagaggtgtgaatacttttctaAGGCACCCTGCTGCATGTGTGGTTTTCCATGTCCCTACCTCCACCTCCCCTACAGTCATGCCATCCTGTGTGAGCACAGCCAGAGCCGGGTCCCCCCGCCTCGGCCGCATCACGTCCACGGCCAGGCTGCTGTGCTCAAACTCTTCTTTCGGCTCCAGGAACGGGTAGCCGTTCAGCCTTATGTGAGCCTGCGGACACAAACCAGCGGATGTTTGAGTTTTAGCTGAAATAGACACGCGAGGAAAATATGGAATGGGTATACTGGACAGGGGGTTTggcccaaaaaaaaatgcaaatgaggtGACAAACCTCCTAAAGAAGACAGAAATCCCAAAATGATGCTTTACAGACACTTTACCTCATAAATGCCCTCTCTTCCTAAGGCATCTGCCACCCATTTGCTGGTCATGGTCGCAGCCATGAGGGGAACGATGTACTCTAAACCGCCCGTCAGCTCAAACATGATGACCACAAGAGACACAGTCATTCTGGTCACCCCACCTGGAACaggacaggaggaggaagagggttAAACTTCAGTCACACAAACAGCGACCCTTCAGCAGCGGGCCAGCTGACCGTGGcagcttcagaaaaaaaaaaataaaaacgattGAACCATGAAGATGCAACACCTGCTCCTCTCTCTCTGCACTAAAAACACTTTCTGATTGGGTCTTCAGCTGCAAAGTTTGCGGCTTGCTGAAGGGGACGATGATGTTGTGCAAGCAAAGAAAACATCTGCAATTTTGGGAGCTGATCACAgcagaccaaaataaatataagaagGATGCTGCATAGATTTCACTTATATTACTTGGTCATAGGATTTATTATAGatatactgtgcaaaaaaagttcagttaaaTTAAAAGGTTCTATCTATGTACTATTTCCACTCATTAAagcttaaaaatacaaaaactatagataatccaaaaaaaaaaaattgtccatACCAAAGGTCTGTATTTAACAGATTAAACATATTGccgtttccccccccccccccccatgtctcTGGCAGTAGTGACCTTTGGGTGAtggtaggctgacaggaagtggctgagagagagagagagggggagaaggTGCGATGCTACAGAGGTTTTTTAAGACGCCCCATCCTTTGAGCCTATTCGCCCTTTTAAATCCCTATGTTCTGTGGAGGAACTCAACATGAGGCATTTTTGATCTAAGAAAGTACGAGATTTACTAGAAAGCGTTTCGATTTTCTTATTTACATCACAACACCGTCTCTGGAGACAACAGAACAACGATGGCCCAGTTGGCCTCATTCCAGTCTGAACTCTGACTATAAAAGGTCACAACGTCTTACAGAAAGGAGAAACTCAAGTGTAGCGaaccttaaaaagaaaagagataatttcaaattatttgaatttttatttcaagtgcttaATATCCCAACCTCTGCAACTGAAAATACAAAGTTAGCTATTCTCTCTTATTGCAAAAGTCCACCTCTGTTGACGGTTATTATactaaacacaaaccaaaaaagGCCTCAACATTTGTTCTACCCCACAGCTCCTTTTCTAAACCGTTTCCAAGAAGGACTGAACACATAATCTTAACCAGTTTGTCATGTTCAAGCTCCACATTCTCAGAATACCACCACCCCGCAGAGAACGCTAGGAGACATCCTTATCGAATGGCCAAGCAGCTGCCTGCTTTTCATCAGCTCCAAGCTGCTTCTGGGCGTCCACCGTGACATTTGTGCCTTTGCtcgtttttttctgctgttcttttattCAAAACCAAGATCTAATGAAAGCGTCTGGCCCCCAGATttcaaatccaaaaaaaattactatACACACCTTCCAAATATACAAACTAGATGTTTGTAATCGATGGGTAACTTGTAACCAGTGGGCATTatatagcctcgtgagaccatcctgatctcgcgagctttcaaggtttcactcgcagatcagtctggctactttccgttaaagaaaatttggagccgttcaccaaacgaacgtccaatcagcgttggctttgaggcgggttgaggtgtgacgcaacgagaagcgcaacagttcagtctaaagaacatggcggcttcagccgatgaaactagcgttagcgtggctatcgagcaagttttatcggaattacagagtatttctttgctgagctaacgagcctttacctgcagcagcaagagtagcttggcttgtggttgtgttttcgtcgtcgctcgtaacagagcgatgacgaagcatgttgacgagtacgtcatatgcttcgttgatctgattggtttatttggcccgtctatcaccaacataggccaatcagctaacccgtattttcgccccttcccaaaattacttcaacggaaggtttccagatggatatgcggagcaaatctatctggcggagtcaggttaggcaATATAAGCCAATTTGAAATATTCTATAGTATTGCACTGCATTGGTTTGATCCCTGCATATGAACCGGAcctgtttgtctttaaaagCGCCCTTAAAAAGACACTGCGGTGAACCGGAGCTACATCGATAAACACAACCAGCATAAATCCACTAAAGTCAATGCCTGACCTAAACAAGCAGCAGCTCCGACCATGGCGTAAAGCCCCGGCGTGATGCAGTCCGCTCCTGGGGAGCACCATCCTCTGAAGATGAGCGAGTCGTGGTTGTAGTAAGCCAGCTGCTCCATGCCCACACCCAGCAGTCTGCCGGCTATGGCTCCCACTGCCATGCTGGGGATGAAGAGGCCAGAGGGAACCTGGGTGGAGAGGGGAAAGGAGCCACCAGGCGTTTAAAAATGCAGTTTCCCAATCAGAACAAAAACGACAAAAGCACAGAGTTAAAAGGCAAAATGACGAGACGCCCAGACGTATTCTCTATGAAACGTTCTCACATTAGAtttacacacataaaaaaaaactgctgggtTTGatgggaaaacatttaaaacggTTATATAAGCAGGTAACACGACCAATCAGAGTAACTTCCTTTCTGCTGAAAAACGCTGATCATCAATGAAAGCAGGACCCGTGTTTGAATGTGGCTGCAGATAAATTAAAGACAGTTGTTGCTGTGGTCTCCTCACATGTTCTGCTATCCcacagagacccaggaggggagggggaacACTAAAAACCACGGACGAAGAGTTCAAAGAGTAGGCATGACAACTTAGCAGGCGGCTAAATACAAATGGCCGACGGCATGTTGACGACGTGCCTGTTGGGCGCAGCCACTGTGAGCTCTAGTGTGTCCTGAACTGACCTTCATGCCGAAGGTGATCACGGTGATCAGCATCTTAAAGATCAGGGCCAGGGCCAGCTGCCACAACGCTGTGTAGAGGCCTTGCCCTGCGGGCCGGTCAGCGAGGCTGTTGTCCACGCCCGCTTCTGATGTGTTGACCGGCTGTGGGAGGATGGGAGGTGCGGCCATCAGGACAAACGCCGCGTAAAGAGACggagacagagaaagaaaagggaCAAGCTCAACATTCGCTTCAGTGTATAATAACTTGCTTACTttcagtacactgcaaaaaggcaaccaaaatgaagtcaaatgttcttgaaaatgtatctatttgtcctaaataagattatctgccaatagaatgagcattttgacccTTATGTAAGATAATTAGGACATATAGAAATTCAAAAGtaagttgagtttttttttaacttactaCTCGGGGTGGTAATTGGGGTTTAGTGCTGCACGTTGTGGCTGAACGTGGTCCTTTTGGGTAAAAATTCCTCCTTTATAAGACTCCTCATGGaaatttacatattttgtaCCCTGTGATCCAATAAtctgtcaagtttttttttgtggtgtaaTGCGGTCCCCCCCCTCcttgttttttcctctctttttttccacttaagTTACATTTTTTCTCTTATGTTATGCTGTGTCATGTATAAAAataaccttaaaaaaataaagtaaaaaaataaataaaaaaataagataattagataaactgcacctgaaataagaacaactcacctccatcatcttgtttcaagtgcaaaaatcttattccgttggcagatcattttaatttacctgctaaaatacACTCGTTTCAGGAACAATTtgcctacttttagttccctttttgcagtgattcTCTGTCAAACGCTGACTCCAGCCTTTAATGGCCCCCCCGGCTGACCTGCTTGTAGCCACACAGCTGAGACGAGTCCAGCAGGGAGCAGTCATTGAAGAGCTCGGAGATGAGCTCCGCTCCGCTCATTCTGGTGTAGCTGTTGGGGAAGGCGAGCAGGGCGGTCACCGCGGTAACAACCAGCACCTCGATGACGGGGTAGTGCCCCAGCCGAGTGGTTTTCCCTgccgcacacacacagagaccagCCGATTAGTGCACAGCTAAAAAGTGCGTCCATGGAGGGTTCTCACCGTTCGGCTGACCCTACTCACGTGTCCTGCACCATGCGATGTTGGCCTTGATGAACAGCGCCCCCCAGAGGCCTCCGAATATCCCCAGCAGGATGAAAGGAGCCAGCTCCACCAGGTGCCAGGGGGCGTGAAACTCCACGTAGAACAGCACCAGGCGGCTGTTTCCGAACGGGTTGATGGAGCGCAGGGTGAAGGCGGCCACCAGGGCAGCGAAGAAGGAGCGCCACAGGGTCTTCAGCGGGAAGTAATAGCTCACCTAGCAGGGATCGGAGAGCAGCGAGGAAGGAGAAGTCGGCTTTAGGTTCATAAGAAATATTTACGCGGCGGCAGAAGCTGTAGAAACACTACGGTGCCtcgctaaagtattcacacccccttAATGCCACGCTGTCGATGTGTTTACCTGCTGTTTTTAAGTGGTAGACCAAATCAAGGCGGtagaagtggaaagaaaacgaAACCTGATTTTTCAAATGATCACTAACGCAAATTGGAAATTTTGGGTgtgtattaaaaatatatattgtaggACTACGTTTCCATGCAATCCCAGCTGCAGGTTTTTAAGGGCTGGCACATACAGAAACCCAAATCTTTGCCCAGgccttttataaaaaaaataactagctCAGTCAGATAGGAGGGGACATatctaaaatatctaaaattttTAACTCTTAATAGATTAGaaattggatttagatctgggatttgactaggccactgtaACACATGactgtgttttaatttttcctCCCTTCCTGCTGGAAGCAACATCTGCTCCGGTCTCATCCCAGCTGCTCTGTCGCTACTGAAGACAAGCGTCTCCACGGCATGACGCTGCGCTCTCTGAGGTTAAGGTGACTGTAGGGTTTTGTCTAGTTTTAGTTTTCAACACACTATTTGGCATTCAGGTGAAAAAGATTCCTTTATCTCCCATCTAACACGGGTTTGTTTAAAGGAGAAATCTGTGGACAgatcctcccacctgagctgtggtatctctgcagctcctccagagttacctagGTCCTTCttggcttcttctctgctttatttaactaaccctgctttaaccTCTCCACCCATTTACCCGCGACCTGTGTGGTGTTTTTCTTGGTCTTCCTGCATGTGTCTACTCTGTTGGCTTACTGCTCAGGTCTGTCCAAAAAGAGATCATAATCTCAACGAGACATTTCTACCAGGATAATTGAAAAGATCTaacaatgttctctaacaaacctctgaggtgtTCTCTACAAAACAGCTGTATTCATACTGAGATGTACTCTACTTATTACATAACTGCACTGGGTTTCATTTGGGGGGGCGGGGGATCAGGGTCAGGGGGCTGAAATCAAATACGTCACAATTTTAGGATTTCATTCTTCCCCCCCCGTTTTGCCTGTCCACCAAAATATACTAAAGTGTCTGTTTATAATGAGAAAATTCAGCCAAGGCCACAGGGCGTGAATGCTTTTGCGAACCACCGCTCACCGACTTCCATCCTGAGTGGCTACTAGCACACAGAGGATccctttttaaaattaactaACAATACTAACAAGGCCATAaactaaatgtgaaaacaaacaaaatacactTTGCTCTAAATCATAATCTTCTCCTCACTGAACCGCTGATACTTAATCCCGAGAGCTGCCGAGAACACGCCGACTCTCCAAAGCGTGGCGGCAAACATCGGGTCTCAGTTGGCCGCGTCTTAATTGGCTGCCAGCGTGAGCTCATTCCACAACAAAGTCACATGGCAGGAACGAAGCAGGGGGAAACAATAAGCCACCGAGTCCCATCTGCTGGCGATAACTCCTCTGGCACTTTTACTGCCGCTCTGAAGCAGGACGGGGGAAACGAGCAGATTCCCCCAGAGCCGGCGACGCGGGGCTCAGTCGCTTCACCGCTTCAGAGCGCAGTTCTTTATCGTGAGTCAGAACAGATGCAGGCCCGAGAAAAAGAGAGACCATCCACCCACCTCCtccagactgaacagaacccCTCCTATGGGAGCACCAAAAGCCACGGAGACTccgactgctgctgctgctgataaaACCTAcagggaagagaaaaaaaaaaaaaaaagagaagagcaTTAAGATCAATGAGGACAGGATCTATTGAAAACAGACGCAGGGAGAAGCCAGCTGCAGACCAGAACCGGAGCACAGAAAGGCTTCTTTAAGGTCTGCCATGGTTCTGATGAAACAATAGATGAGCTCATAACCAAACACACAACAGGAAATAGTTTTCTTCTCAAATATTACCTAGACATGGCTATTgagcagagcaaaaaaaaaaaaaaaaaaaaaaaacgataatgGACTAATACTGTATCCGCCTTAAGAAGTAAATGAGATactgttattgtttttagtttatctGTCCAAATAAACGTCGCTCCAAAAGCTAAAAATTGTATGTATTTGTAGATTTTCAGTGATGCAACAGGAGGACAGCTTTGTCACTTTTTTGATTTactataaacattttaagtgttcAATTTCAATCTTAAATGTTAGctgaaaatacaataaaagtatTTGGCATTTATGGCTGGTGTTTggacaattcaattcaattttatttatatagcgccaattcatgaaacatgtcatctcaaggcactttacaatgtcaagttcaatcatattatacagattggtcaaaatc
The DNA window shown above is from Fundulus heteroclitus isolate FHET01 chromosome 14, MU-UCD_Fhet_4.1, whole genome shotgun sequence and carries:
- the clcn5b gene encoding H(+)/Cl(-) exchange transporter 5 isoform X3, whose translation is MAWEFWSKRMDQEELVEDGGYDEYSVSSVSSSRAGAMNGSGPTRLVDPLEDPLPGVGTYEDFNTIDWVREKSKDRDRHREITNKSRESTMALLHSVSDAFSGWLLMLLVGLMAGALAGGIDIAAHWMTDLKEGVCLIGFWFNHEHCCWTSNETTFQERDQCPQWQSWAELIVGTSKGPFAYIVNYLMYIFWALLFAFLAVTLVRAFAPYACGSGIPEIKTILSGFIIRGYLGKWTLIIKTITLVLAVSSGLSLGKEGPLVHVACCCANILCHLFTKYRKNEAKRREVLSAAAAVGVSVAFGAPIGGVLFSLEEVSYYFPLKTLWRSFFAALVAAFTLRSINPFGNSRLVLFYVEFHAPWHLVELAPFILLGIFGGLWGALFIKANIAWCRTRKTTRLGHYPVIEVLVVTAVTALLAFPNSYTRMSGAELISELFNDCSLLDSSQLCGYKQPVNTSEAGVDNSLADRPAGQGLYTALWQLALALIFKMLITVITFGMKVPSGLFIPSMAVGAIAGRLLGVGMEQLAYYNHDSLIFRGWCSPGADCITPGLYAMVGAAACLGGVTRMTVSLVVIMFELTGGLEYIVPLMAATMTSKWVADALGREGIYEAHIRLNGYPFLEPKEEFEHSSLAVDVMRPRRGDPALAVLTQDGMTVGEVETLVESTHYSGFPVVVSQESQRLVGFVLRRDVLISIDNARKRQDGIVSASQVVFTEHTPAQPPEAPPPLRLRGIMDLSPFTVTDHTPMDITVDIFRKLGLRQCLVTHNGRLLGIITKKDILKHMAQMANRDPDSILFN